In Fusarium oxysporum f. sp. lycopersici 4287 chromosome 2, whole genome shotgun sequence, a genomic segment contains:
- a CDS encoding alcohol dehydrogenase, which translates to MSMSKVALVTAASSGLGAAIARMLAVDLGMNVVINFNSNESRAKKLVRRLQSECEETHAGSNISIQAIQADTCDKLQIESLVNEAASKFGGRLDVVISNVGWTKMRQFSDLDDNVDEDDWDRCYVANVKSHLWLFHAARRYLEESNEREAGVPVFVSTASLAGVIPSGSSLPYAVTKAAQIHLGKCLAKIAAPSIRVNTISPGILLTEWGLSFPADRLEVARNTNKLGRFATVEDVAEQVKAFVVSKSVTGQNGVIDAGFGL; encoded by the exons ATGTCTATGTCCAAAGTTGCACTGGTCACTGCTGCAAGCAGTGGTCTCGGTGCAGCTATTGCTCGCATGCTAGCCGTCGACCTAGGAATGAACGTCGTGATCAACTTCAACAGCAACGAATCTCGCGCCAAAAAACTAGTCCGAAGGCTACAATCCGAATGCGAAGAAACGCACGCAGGCTCAAACATCTCCATACAGGCCATTCAAGCAGATACGTGTGACAAGCTGCAGATCGAATCACTTGTGAACGAGGCAGCATCGAAGTTTGGGGGTCGTCTAGATGTTGTTATATCCAATGTTGGTTGGACAAAGATGCGCCAGTTCTCGGACCTTGACGATAACGTTGACGAGGACGACTGGGACCGCTGCTATGTTGCCAATGTGAAGAGTCACCTGTGGCTTTTTCATGCAGCGAGGCGGTATCTCGAGGAAAGCAACGAGCGAGAAGCTGGAGTGCCCGTTTTTGTGTCTACAGCTAGCTTGGCAGGGGTGATTCCCAGCGGAAGTAGTTTG CCGTATGCTGTTACAAAAGCTGCCCAAATCCACCTCGGCAAATGTCTTGCCAAAATAGCTGCGCCGTCAATCAGGGTGAACACCATTTCTCCAGGCATATTACTTACG GAATGGGGTCTATCTTTTCCCGCAGATCGACTTGAAGTTGCTCGCAACACGAATAAGTTGGGGCGTTTTGCGAcggttgaagatgttgcAGAGCAAGTCAAAGCTTTTGTCGTGTCAAAGTCAGTAACTGGACAGAACGGGGTCATCGATGCAGGCTTTGGCTTATGA
- a CDS encoding hypothetical protein (At least one base has a quality score < 10), with amino-acid sequence MLQVFFSYHTMAASLSSTDFDVSRGLSVPTLLKSEEFNNRTAGPQIQSQFGNNADGQVVFASRVGKGKRANGDISGAIVNLRAGEEQNIKMTAVDGSWGEKNASRFQIVDKVLLPPLSCSQTVHAADDKRLTALNGALIKAGLWPALDASKNVTCLAPSTQAFKDAGSPDVELSKDDLSGALLAHTLNEVTYSNYLRDGQVIGTLNKTEVRVRIIDNDIFFNNAKVIEANVLTNNGLIHILDSVIQAGGKPSETSTGTSTAETASATSNGSQTTSSSATASPDNGNSAGRLSIDIRILGVLVAAYAIM; translated from the exons ATGCTccaagtcttcttctcgtATCATACTATGGCAGCTTCGCTCTCATCCACAGATTTCGATGTTTCACGTGGACTGTCAGTGCCCACCTTATTAAAGAGTGAGGAGTTCAACAACAGAACTGCTGGCCCTCAGATCCAGAGCCAGTTCGGCAACAATGCTGATGGCCAGGTTGTGTTCGCTTCGAGGGTAGGAAAGGGCAAGAGAGCCAATGGGGATATCAGTGGTGCAATTGTGAATCTCCGAGCCGGTGAGGAGCAAAACATCAAGATGACTGCTGTTGACGGATCCTGGGGCGAGAAGAATGCGAGCAGGTTCCAGATCGTGGATAA GGTCCTTCTTCCGCCTCTGTCCTGCTCTCAGACGGTTCACGCCGCCGACGACAAGAGACTCACTGCCTTGAACGGCGCTCTCATAAAGGCGGGCTTGTGGCCCGCTCTCGACGCCTCAAAGAACGTCACATGTCTTGCACCGTCTACTCAAGCGTTCAAGGATGCGGGAAGTCCCGATGTGGAGCTGTCGAAAGACGATCTCAGCGGAGCGCTTCT AGCTCATACCCTCAACGAAGTTACCTACTCCAACTACCTTCGAGACGGTCAAGTCATCGGAACTCTGAACAAGACCGAGGTCCGAGTTAGAATCATAGATAAcgatatcttcttcaacaatgcCAAGGTTATCGAAGCTAATGTGCTTACCAATAACGGTCTCATTCATAT CCTCGATTCCGTTATTCAAGCAGGAGGAAAGCCCAGTGAGACCAGCACTGGGACGTCAACCGCTGAAACTGCGAGTGCTACGTCAAATGGGTCACAGACGACTTCCAGCTCTGCGACTGCCTCGCCAGACAACGGAAATTCTGCTGGTCGCTTGTCCATCGATATTAGGATTTTGGGTGTCTTGGTTGCGGCTTATGCAATCATGTAA